From Gemmatimonadota bacterium, a single genomic window includes:
- a CDS encoding Gfo/Idh/MocA family oxidoreductase — MKAKVAILGCGRASQKWHLPTMHTLAKHGELDFVALCDMDKSLAKQTGESYGVPWYTSVAEMLEKHPDIMAVDVIAGDPTHHVLARLIAEHGKHVMVEKPMALTLPCCDIIIDACRRNGVHFEVAENYFRMPKQRMIIKLIAEGILGDIVRVYFVEPKRQDPFEPTVTHSGLGRPISGFGRTSGMCMDMGAHRLSQLRLYAQSEPQQITATVRKYRSDPMSIHEDWAHAMIDFESGAVGIYETSRLGEAQKYCQIIGTLGGILDTDYFGPEIPLRLRIGEEMQDIPVETVRRKIDGVDVLQRIVVHTNPEVVYENPFRDYAIDDWCVGHASEIMSLANAALYDEPPEYGLGGRKDVEMAMAIYESALNGMTPVKLPLEGVTSYEQMVHEDYLEKFGRPIL; from the coding sequence ATGAAAGCTAAAGTTGCCATTCTGGGTTGTGGAAGGGCGTCGCAAAAATGGCACCTGCCGACAATGCATACGCTCGCCAAACACGGCGAACTCGATTTTGTCGCGCTCTGCGATATGGATAAGTCGTTAGCGAAACAGACCGGAGAATCTTACGGTGTTCCGTGGTACACCAGTGTCGCGGAGATGCTGGAAAAACACCCGGACATCATGGCCGTAGATGTCATCGCTGGCGACCCAACACACCATGTACTTGCCAGGCTGATCGCAGAGCATGGCAAACACGTCATGGTGGAAAAGCCGATGGCGCTGACCTTGCCCTGTTGCGACATTATCATCGATGCCTGCCGCCGTAATGGCGTGCATTTTGAGGTGGCAGAAAATTATTTTCGCATGCCGAAGCAGCGGATGATCATCAAGCTCATTGCAGAGGGGATTCTGGGCGATATCGTTCGCGTGTATTTCGTCGAGCCAAAGCGGCAGGATCCATTTGAGCCGACCGTTACGCACAGCGGTTTAGGCCGACCTATCTCTGGCTTTGGGCGCACTTCTGGCATGTGCATGGATATGGGGGCACATCGGTTGTCACAGTTGCGGTTGTACGCGCAAAGTGAGCCTCAACAGATTACCGCGACGGTGAGGAAATATCGGTCAGATCCCATGAGTATCCATGAAGACTGGGCGCATGCTATGATCGATTTTGAAAGCGGTGCAGTGGGTATTTATGAGACGTCGCGGCTGGGTGAGGCACAGAAATACTGCCAGATTATCGGTACTCTTGGCGGTATTCTCGATACCGACTATTTTGGCCCGGAGATCCCCCTGCGTTTGCGCATCGGCGAGGAGATGCAGGACATTCCTGTCGAGACAGTACGTCGCAAAATTGACGGCGTGGATGTGCTGCAGCGGATCGTCGTGCATACGAATCCCGAAGTCGTCTACGAGAATCCGTTTCGGGACTATGCCATCGACGATTGGTGTGTGGGTCACGCCTCTGAGATCATGAGTCTCGCGAATGCAGCGCTCTACGACGAGCCTCCCGAATACGGTCTCGGCGGTCGCAAGGATGTTGAAATGGCCATGGCGATTTACGAATCGGCGCTCAATGGCATGACTCCGGTTAAGTTGCCCCTCGAGGGCGTGACCTCCTACGAACAGATGGTACACGAGGATTATCTCGAAAAGTTTGGCCGTCCTATTTTATGA
- a CDS encoding sugar phosphate isomerase/epimerase, which yields MSGQIARPTLEETLDAILGHDIRHLQFNLGSLNVEGSLSDKLAKAPVVRAEIEKRGMVIAALAGTVNMVHPNEEKRQEAIEHLKLLIPACAPMGTSVIATCTGSRDSESMWHWHPDNDTEEAWRVLRNTLEQVLPVAEAAGVTLAFEPEINNVASTVHKSRQLIDEMGSPNLKVVMDAANIFGKDDLPRMREVLDEAFDLLGDHIAMAHGKDLDRGGDAGHLAAGTGKLDYAHYVSLLCALPFDVSVILHGLSEDQVDASVAMLRRHAAAHQ from the coding sequence ATGTCAGGTCAAATTGCTCGGCCGACCCTGGAGGAAACGCTCGACGCCATACTCGGGCACGACATCAGGCATCTTCAATTCAATTTGGGATCTCTGAATGTGGAGGGTTCGCTATCTGATAAACTCGCAAAGGCACCTGTGGTTCGGGCGGAGATCGAAAAGCGCGGCATGGTCATCGCTGCCCTGGCTGGCACGGTCAATATGGTTCATCCCAATGAAGAAAAACGCCAGGAAGCTATCGAGCATCTCAAATTGCTCATTCCGGCGTGTGCCCCGATGGGGACCTCGGTGATTGCCACCTGTACCGGATCGCGCGATTCGGAGAGCATGTGGCACTGGCACCCGGATAACGATACAGAAGAAGCCTGGCGGGTGCTACGCAATACCCTGGAACAGGTGCTGCCGGTTGCGGAAGCGGCTGGTGTGACCCTTGCGTTTGAACCAGAGATAAATAACGTTGCCAGCACAGTGCATAAGAGTCGGCAACTGATTGATGAAATGGGTTCACCCAACCTGAAAGTCGTGATGGATGCCGCCAATATTTTTGGCAAAGATGACTTGCCTCGCATGAGGGAGGTATTAGACGAGGCTTTCGATCTTTTGGGCGACCACATTGCCATGGCCCATGGCAAAGATCTGGATCGCGGTGGCGATGCAGGCCATCTCGCCGCTGGTACCGGCAAGCTCGATTACGCCCATTATGTATCGTTACTCTGTGCACTTCCCTTTGACGTGTCGGTCATTCTGCACGGCCTTTCCGAAGATCAGGTGGATGCCAGTGTTGCGATGCTCCGGCGTCACGCTGCAGCACACCAGTAA